One genomic window of Bacteroidota bacterium includes the following:
- a CDS encoding polyprenyl synthetase family protein, whose product MKVHERHAGTGRYEFFKSIIRERISSILAEVKPRTLQRAMEESVYGGKMIRPILVMLSCSAVGGSEHEAVDAATAIELLHTSSLIHDDIMDDSPLRRGVPTIHTTHGVPMAILAGDAYIALAFQLMQMHNGVNRERILNVFADSFRHVCEGQGYDLCLSLVNCAEDDAHSLMVEKKTAKLMQSATEIGAMIGTSDQEHIQALSYYGYNLGVAFQAQDDLLDATGDEERMGKPVLIDVKNGRSTYVTSDAFTIAVSDNRADAIHATKYLVQKYTHEACSSLDRLPPCEANEMLRTLARSLMSREA is encoded by the coding sequence ATGAAAGTTCACGAGCGCCACGCCGGAACCGGCAGATACGAGTTCTTCAAATCGATCATCCGTGAGAGGATATCCTCTATACTGGCAGAGGTAAAGCCGCGAACATTGCAACGTGCAATGGAAGAATCCGTGTATGGCGGCAAGATGATTCGTCCAATCCTCGTAATGCTATCCTGTTCTGCAGTCGGGGGAAGCGAGCATGAAGCAGTTGATGCAGCAACTGCAATCGAATTGCTCCATACATCATCCCTCATTCATGATGATATTATGGATGATTCGCCGTTGCGGAGGGGCGTGCCGACAATCCACACGACGCATGGCGTACCGATGGCGATTCTCGCAGGAGACGCATACATCGCCCTCGCTTTTCAGTTGATGCAGATGCACAATGGAGTGAACAGGGAGCGCATTCTGAATGTATTTGCGGATTCATTCCGTCATGTGTGTGAAGGTCAGGGCTACGACCTCTGCTTGTCGCTCGTCAACTGTGCAGAAGATGATGCTCACTCACTTATGGTGGAGAAGAAGACAGCAAAACTCATGCAATCGGCAACCGAGATCGGGGCAATGATCGGGACATCCGATCAAGAACATATTCAAGCCCTTTCATACTACGGATACAATCTTGGAGTGGCGTTTCAAGCACAGGATGATTTACTCGATGCAACCGGCGATGAAGAACGGATGGGCAAACCCGTTCTGATAGATGTGAAGAACGGGAGAAGCACGTATGTGACTTCGGACGCATTCACGATAGCAGTTTCTGACAATCGTGCTGATGCAATTCATGCGACGAAGTACCTTGTTCAGAAGTACACGCATGAAGCATGTTCGTCGCTCGACCGGCTGCCGCCATGTGAAGCAAATGAAATGCTCCGGACGTTGGCAAGATCACTGATGAGTCGGGAGGCTTAG
- a CDS encoding deoxyribodipyrimidine photo-lyase yields the protein MPANKRYNRVVVWMRRAMRVSDNTALYAAMQDANEIVPVLCLNTEKRYESETPRRRYVRSAIASLDSELRSRRSQLFVLSGDIVDELPRFVREVGAEMVYGVDVYDPFSLYRDQQLRRSLFQVGVELVLLKDRVMFEKKEILNQSKQPFKVFTPYKKAWLAFSDSIPPLLPEIRTISSPPDADGRFSLSRQRTFASAHRDTETVALRQLRQFVKEKILSYKDKRDYPAIDATSKLSAALSLGVVSIRQVYREAIEQKKNADKRGKEHIDTFISELIWREFYYQILANYPHAAERSFRDEFEKLEWRENQKHFTAWCEGRTGYPIVDAGMRQLVQEGWMHNRVRMIVASFLTKDLHISWQWGEKFFLDHLCDADIAVNNGGWQWAAGTGTDASPWFRIFNPVSQGKRFDPTGDYVRKYVPELKNIPSELIHSPWTMDAKTANGFGIGKIYPAPIVDHAAERDVTIDIYKNAASRK from the coding sequence GTGCCGGCAAACAAGCGGTACAATCGGGTAGTTGTCTGGATGCGTCGGGCGATGCGTGTCAGCGACAATACTGCCCTCTATGCGGCAATGCAGGATGCCAACGAGATAGTCCCTGTCTTGTGTTTGAACACGGAGAAGCGCTACGAATCCGAAACACCCAGAAGACGTTATGTCCGATCAGCAATCGCTTCGCTGGACTCCGAGCTTCGATCACGACGCTCACAATTGTTCGTCCTCTCCGGCGATATTGTGGACGAGCTTCCACGATTTGTACGGGAGGTCGGTGCCGAGATGGTGTATGGAGTGGATGTGTACGATCCCTTTTCTCTCTATCGTGATCAGCAACTTCGACGAAGTCTTTTTCAGGTGGGGGTCGAACTGGTATTGCTGAAAGACCGGGTGATGTTTGAGAAGAAGGAAATCCTCAATCAATCAAAGCAACCGTTCAAAGTCTTCACCCCGTACAAAAAAGCGTGGCTTGCGTTCAGCGACTCAATTCCCCCTCTGCTTCCGGAGATCAGGACTATTTCTTCGCCTCCGGATGCCGATGGCCGTTTCTCACTCAGCAGGCAAAGAACGTTTGCCTCCGCTCATCGGGATACTGAAACAGTCGCCCTCAGGCAGCTCCGGCAATTTGTCAAGGAGAAGATCCTCTCCTACAAGGACAAAAGGGATTATCCGGCGATCGATGCAACATCAAAACTTTCGGCAGCTCTTTCGCTTGGAGTTGTTTCCATACGGCAGGTATATCGGGAGGCAATCGAACAGAAAAAAAATGCCGACAAGCGTGGCAAAGAACATATCGACACGTTCATCAGCGAGTTGATCTGGCGGGAGTTCTACTATCAAATACTTGCAAACTATCCTCATGCTGCCGAGCGTTCATTCAGGGATGAGTTTGAAAAGTTGGAGTGGAGGGAGAATCAGAAGCATTTTACAGCATGGTGTGAAGGCCGTACGGGGTACCCGATTGTTGATGCGGGAATGCGGCAACTTGTTCAGGAAGGATGGATGCACAACCGGGTTCGCATGATCGTTGCATCGTTTCTCACGAAAGACCTTCACATCAGCTGGCAATGGGGCGAGAAGTTTTTCCTCGATCACCTCTGTGATGCTGATATTGCTGTGAATAACGGCGGGTGGCAATGGGCGGCGGGAACAGGAACGGACGCTTCGCCGTGGTTCCGCATCTTCAATCCGGTTTCGCAAGGAAAACGATTCGACCCGACCGGCGACTACGTCAGGAAATATGTTCCGGAATTAAAGAACATTCCCTCGGAGTTGATTCACTCGCCCTGGACGATGGATGCCAAGACTGCAAATGGCTTCGGTATCGGCAAAATATACCCCGCGCCGATTGTTGATCATGCGGCGGAACGGGATGTCACAATTGACATCTACAAAAATGCAGCGTCACGCAAGTAA
- a CDS encoding sterol desaturase family protein yields MIRFTLILVSSFIVMEFVSYLAHRFVYHGFGWIFHKSHHEPRHGIFEWNDIFPMIFAAITISLMMFGLADPSRSDIVALSIGITLYGLVYFFIHDLYVHRRAKWMRLRIPFLLKLKQAHAIHHRYGGEPYGLLMFFNAERVQKEHVDEDEVV; encoded by the coding sequence ATGATTCGGTTCACTCTCATCTTGGTAAGCTCGTTCATCGTCATGGAGTTCGTCTCCTACCTTGCGCACCGGTTTGTATATCACGGGTTCGGCTGGATTTTCCACAAGAGTCACCACGAACCGCGCCACGGCATCTTTGAATGGAACGACATCTTCCCGATGATCTTTGCTGCCATCACAATAAGTCTGATGATGTTCGGCCTTGCAGATCCGAGCCGAAGCGACATTGTTGCACTGAGCATCGGCATTACCTTGTACGGGCTTGTGTATTTCTTCATTCACGATCTGTATGTTCATCGCCGGGCAAAATGGATGCGGCTGCGCATTCCCTTTCTCCTCAAACTCAAACAGGCACACGCCATTCATCACCGGTATGGCGGCGAGCCTTACGGCTTATTGATGTTCTTCAATGCTGAAAGAGTGCAGAAGGAACATGTTGACGAAGACGAGGTCGTGTGA
- the crtI gene encoding phytoene desaturase has product MKKVVIIGAGLGGLAAAIRLAQYGYSVTIVEKNERVGGKMDIVRRNGYTFDTGPSLLTMPSIIKELFTSVGEAMEDHITLVPVDPICRYWFSDGATLDASGNLKTTEEEIARLSPSDVEGFRKFIAHGERIYKASADTFLFQPFGSLDVKCILGNIKRLPAVAKLDAFRTLDDAVESFFADSRLRQLFNRFATYNGSSPYHAPATLAIIPYIEFAFGGWYVEGGMYKLAAALEGLAKRKGVRIQRSFEVSNIVAEGKRAKGILSKSGGMIPADIVISNADALYTHKELLNGSRGKFESVEPSLSGFVLLLGIRKIFPQLKHHNVFFSADYKDEFDVMFNHLKPSPDPTIYICQTSLSDSSHAPAGCSNIFVLVNAPPLRCAGADSSREYLFDWEKEKHEYRNLILRKLSALGLGDIEKHIEYEEIITPLDFERRYNAYRGSIYGTSSNSRMAAFLRPPNKSAEVENLYFAGGSSHPGGGIPLVLLSGKIVADMIQQQHGPA; this is encoded by the coding sequence GTGAAGAAGGTCGTCATCATAGGTGCAGGGCTCGGCGGGTTGGCGGCAGCCATCCGGTTGGCGCAGTACGGCTACAGCGTGACGATCGTCGAGAAGAACGAGCGGGTTGGCGGCAAAATGGATATCGTCCGTCGCAACGGCTATACGTTTGATACCGGACCATCCTTGCTGACAATGCCGTCTATCATCAAGGAATTGTTCACTTCAGTCGGCGAAGCAATGGAGGATCACATCACGTTGGTTCCTGTAGATCCGATTTGCCGCTATTGGTTCTCGGACGGAGCAACGTTGGATGCGTCGGGTAATCTCAAGACAACAGAAGAAGAAATAGCCCGGCTAAGCCCCTCGGATGTTGAAGGGTTTCGAAAATTCATTGCGCACGGGGAGAGAATCTACAAGGCATCAGCGGACACATTTCTCTTTCAGCCGTTCGGTTCCCTTGACGTCAAGTGTATTCTCGGTAACATCAAGCGTTTGCCGGCTGTCGCAAAGCTGGACGCGTTCAGGACGCTGGACGATGCGGTCGAATCATTTTTTGCCGATTCGCGGTTGCGGCAACTCTTCAACCGTTTTGCCACGTACAACGGCTCCTCGCCGTATCACGCTCCGGCAACACTGGCAATCATCCCGTACATCGAATTTGCATTCGGCGGCTGGTATGTGGAAGGCGGAATGTACAAACTGGCAGCGGCGCTCGAAGGCTTGGCAAAGAGAAAAGGCGTACGGATTCAGAGATCATTTGAAGTGAGTAACATCGTTGCAGAAGGCAAGAGAGCAAAGGGGATTCTGTCGAAATCGGGCGGGATGATACCTGCTGACATTGTGATCAGCAATGCTGACGCGTTGTACACGCACAAAGAATTACTGAATGGAAGTCGGGGGAAATTCGAAAGCGTAGAACCGTCTCTCAGCGGGTTTGTGCTGTTGCTGGGAATCAGGAAGATATTCCCCCAGTTGAAGCATCACAATGTATTTTTCTCAGCCGATTACAAAGACGAATTCGATGTGATGTTCAATCACCTCAAGCCTTCTCCCGACCCGACGATTTATATCTGTCAGACATCTCTGAGTGACAGTTCGCACGCCCCTGCGGGATGCTCGAACATATTTGTATTGGTGAATGCCCCCCCGCTCCGTTGTGCCGGAGCGGACAGTTCACGGGAGTATCTGTTTGATTGGGAGAAGGAGAAGCACGAGTATCGCAATCTGATACTTCGAAAACTGTCGGCACTCGGACTCGGTGATATTGAGAAACATATCGAGTACGAAGAGATCATCACACCGCTTGATTTTGAGAGACGCTACAATGCGTATCGCGGTTCAATCTATGGCACATCATCGAATAGCAGAATGGCCGCTTTCCTGCGTCCTCCCAACAAATCTGCGGAAGTGGAAAACCTGTACTTTGCAGGCGGGAGTTCGCATCCGGGAGGGGGAATTCCGCTGGTTCTGCTTTCCGGTAAAATCGTGGCGGACATGATTCAACAACAGCATGGCCCGGCATGA
- a CDS encoding lysophospholipid acyltransferase family protein — protein sequence MIEANKNVAFKTVFSLYNTRLLRRHFFRVHLGGLEHIRQLDRTRPVLFIGNHCCWWDGLIEYHLATEVLDADIYLMMEERQMVRYRFFRWLGAFSVRRESPRSSVESMQYAASLFDTPNRFLWMYPQGEMKPNDVRPLGFFPGAARIIQMVGRPVQVVPFARRYEFLMEQRPEAFTLFGKPMLVDPAQDFRETTEQFEHAVTGLLDTLRCKIADSDMSGFKTVLKGSASTNNKYDAVRMK from the coding sequence ATGATCGAAGCAAACAAAAACGTTGCGTTCAAAACGGTATTCAGTTTGTACAATACCCGGCTTCTCCGCAGGCATTTCTTCAGGGTTCATCTCGGAGGATTGGAACATATCCGGCAACTGGATCGAACGCGACCGGTTCTTTTCATCGGGAACCATTGTTGTTGGTGGGATGGATTGATCGAGTATCATCTCGCAACAGAAGTGCTGGATGCTGACATTTATCTCATGATGGAAGAACGGCAGATGGTCCGCTACAGATTCTTCCGGTGGTTGGGGGCGTTTTCCGTGCGGCGCGAGTCCCCCCGATCGTCCGTCGAGTCAATGCAATACGCAGCCTCATTATTCGACACACCGAACCGCTTTCTCTGGATGTATCCGCAAGGGGAGATGAAGCCGAATGATGTTCGTCCGTTGGGTTTCTTTCCCGGAGCTGCCCGTATTATTCAAATGGTGGGACGTCCTGTCCAGGTCGTTCCGTTTGCCCGTCGCTACGAATTTCTGATGGAACAACGCCCCGAAGCATTTACCCTCTTCGGAAAACCGATGCTCGTCGATCCCGCACAGGATTTCAGGGAGACGACTGAACAATTCGAGCATGCCGTGACAGGGTTGCTGGATACGCTGCGCTGCAAAATTGCGGACTCAGACATGAGTGGCTTTAAGACAGTTCTGAAAGGCAGCGCTTCCACAAATAACAAGTATGACGCTGTGAGAATGAAATGA
- a CDS encoding glycosyltransferase produces the protein MTLSDYHILILCLLLCMGAVAVLNIYTFGRIRPSQKPQHRRMVSVLIPARNEAQNIGVCLSGLAGQDYPEYEIIVLDDNSHDGTAAIVQQWERTDSRVRLVRGAPLPPGWVGKCFACHQLAQQARGELLLFTDADTEHSRFSISAAVAAMERSRADLLTVIPFLKLKTFWEKTVMPMLHFTTFCFLPFPLVSASRNPKFAMANGQFMLFKRSVYDAIGGHEAVKDALVEDVWLSRLVKQRGYQLRIMDGVRIVSSRMYRSFNQIWQGFSKNFFPGFKYSLPAIAAVIFFNVVTSIAPFGFLVMLFFSSETFEWTPIVISQVSLILAIRLLMAQRFKMNLPATLLHPVGMAVVAGIAINSVRWALWSGGLRWKGRTYNFRSGNAVS, from the coding sequence ATGACCTTGTCCGATTATCACATACTCATCTTGTGCTTGCTTCTGTGCATGGGGGCAGTTGCAGTTCTCAACATCTATACCTTCGGCAGGATCCGGCCATCCCAAAAACCGCAACACCGCCGGATGGTTTCAGTTCTGATTCCTGCCCGAAACGAAGCGCAGAACATCGGGGTGTGTCTTTCCGGACTTGCCGGTCAGGACTATCCCGAATATGAGATCATCGTGCTTGATGATAATTCACACGACGGAACGGCGGCAATTGTTCAACAGTGGGAACGCACGGATTCTCGCGTCAGGCTTGTTCGCGGTGCTCCGTTACCTCCGGGTTGGGTGGGAAAGTGTTTCGCATGCCATCAGCTTGCGCAACAAGCCCGGGGTGAACTGCTGTTGTTCACAGACGCCGATACGGAACATTCACGCTTCAGCATATCGGCAGCGGTTGCGGCAATGGAGCGCTCACGAGCGGATTTGCTGACGGTGATTCCGTTTCTCAAGCTGAAAACATTCTGGGAAAAGACGGTGATGCCGATGCTTCATTTCACAACGTTTTGCTTTCTGCCGTTTCCTCTCGTCAGCGCATCCCGGAATCCGAAATTTGCGATGGCGAACGGACAGTTCATGCTGTTCAAGCGAAGCGTGTACGATGCAATCGGGGGACATGAAGCGGTCAAGGATGCGCTTGTTGAAGATGTGTGGCTGTCGCGGCTTGTCAAACAGCGCGGCTACCAACTCCGGATAATGGATGGCGTCAGGATTGTTTCATCACGTATGTACCGATCGTTCAATCAGATTTGGCAGGGATTCTCAAAAAATTTCTTTCCCGGTTTCAAATACTCGCTTCCGGCGATAGCTGCCGTAATTTTCTTCAACGTCGTCACCTCAATTGCCCCGTTCGGCTTTCTCGTTATGTTGTTCTTCTCGTCTGAAACTTTTGAATGGACCCCGATTGTTATCAGCCAGGTAAGTCTCATCCTGGCGATTCGGCTGTTGATGGCTCAGAGGTTCAAGATGAATCTTCCGGCAACACTCTTGCATCCCGTGGGGATGGCAGTGGTAGCAGGCATAGCAATCAACTCGGTCCGATGGGCATTGTGGAGCGGCGGATTGCGATGGAAGGGGAGAACATACAATTTCCGGAGCGGGAATGCAGTGTCGTAA
- a CDS encoding carotenoid biosynthesis protein, giving the protein MSVFLQRRFLAFSAGFSRRREEEVFKQVFLLTGFLSVCGLVFVAGGLLPDEFAWSASVIIILHGTVTFVSELRARSFARNALIFFVLAGGTFAVEYVGVTTGYPFGAYTYTTTLAPLLFDVPVAIGFAWYATIMNTRRIAEWIHGTVPLLQIAFTASLLTLALDIALEPMASAINRYWLWNDGEVPVQNYMSWFLIGFVCVAAIRATGERIPVARSLPMQIVALTVYALQLVLFVITDLVHGFASAVGFSLLFVAVAIISGYRHRWHPARKSAEEG; this is encoded by the coding sequence ATGAGCGTATTCCTTCAGCGCCGGTTTCTTGCATTCTCAGCTGGCTTTTCGCGAAGGCGGGAGGAAGAGGTTTTCAAGCAGGTATTTCTTCTTACCGGTTTTCTTTCCGTGTGCGGCCTTGTGTTCGTTGCCGGAGGGCTTTTGCCGGATGAGTTTGCGTGGTCGGCTTCAGTGATTATCATACTCCACGGAACTGTTACGTTTGTCTCGGAACTGCGGGCACGATCATTCGCCCGCAATGCCTTGATTTTCTTTGTGTTAGCAGGCGGTACATTTGCAGTAGAATATGTTGGAGTGACAACGGGATATCCGTTCGGCGCGTACACCTATACCACTACCCTCGCTCCGCTGCTGTTTGACGTTCCCGTAGCAATTGGTTTTGCCTGGTACGCAACCATCATGAATACCCGGAGAATTGCGGAATGGATTCATGGAACCGTCCCTCTTCTGCAAATTGCCTTTACTGCCTCGTTGCTGACGCTTGCGCTTGATATCGCGCTCGAACCGATGGCATCGGCCATCAACCGCTACTGGCTGTGGAACGACGGCGAAGTTCCTGTACAGAATTACATGAGCTGGTTCCTGATCGGATTTGTCTGTGTAGCCGCAATCCGGGCAACGGGGGAACGTATTCCTGTCGCCCGGAGTCTCCCGATGCAGATTGTTGCGTTAACGGTCTATGCGTTGCAGTTGGTACTTTTTGTCATCACTGATCTGGTACACGGGTTTGCATCGGCAGTTGGATTTTCGCTTCTTTTTGTGGCTGTGGCAATTATTTCCGGTTACCGGCACCGATGGCATCCGGCGCGTAAGAGTGCGGAGGAAGGATGA